A genomic region of Leptospira mtsangambouensis contains the following coding sequences:
- a CDS encoding ABC transporter ATP-binding protein produces MQKYAIELEGLEKTYSNGVKALRSINLKVESGDFFALLGPNGAGKSTTIGILSSLINKTGGKVKIFGTDIDLQPDLAKTFLGIVPQEFNFGIFEAVEQILINQAGFYGIPYKEAKEKVEYYLEKLSLIDKRKSAAGQLSGGMKRRLMIARALVHDPQLLILDEPTAGVDIEIRRSMWEFLKELNQAGKTIILTTHYLEEAESLCKNIAIIDKGEIVENTSMKKLLHRLDKETFIIDLKKSIKSKPMSKKFTWDWLDDHSLEVQLDKKESVNQLFTELTKLNLEVLSLRNKSNRLEELFLSLTGKN; encoded by the coding sequence GTGAAAGCCCTTCGTTCCATAAATCTGAAAGTAGAATCAGGAGATTTTTTTGCCTTACTTGGTCCCAATGGTGCAGGGAAATCAACAACCATTGGAATTTTAAGTTCTTTGATTAATAAAACAGGAGGGAAAGTCAAAATCTTTGGAACTGACATTGATTTGCAACCTGACCTTGCCAAAACCTTTCTTGGAATTGTCCCCCAAGAATTTAATTTTGGAATTTTTGAAGCTGTGGAACAAATCCTAATCAACCAAGCCGGTTTTTACGGAATCCCATACAAAGAAGCCAAGGAAAAAGTCGAATATTACTTAGAAAAACTATCACTGATCGACAAACGGAAGTCAGCTGCCGGCCAACTCAGCGGCGGCATGAAACGAAGACTGATGATTGCAAGGGCCCTCGTCCACGATCCCCAACTTCTGATTTTAGATGAACCCACAGCAGGTGTGGATATCGAAATCCGTCGGTCTATGTGGGAATTTTTAAAAGAACTGAACCAGGCTGGAAAAACCATCATCCTCACAACCCATTACCTGGAAGAAGCAGAATCTCTGTGTAAGAACATAGCCATCATCGACAAGGGAGAGATTGTGGAAAACACTTCGATGAAAAAACTCCTACATCGTTTGGACAAAGAAACTTTTATTATCGATTTAAAAAAATCGATCAAATCAAAACCTATGTCAAAAAAATTCACCTGGGACTGGTTAGATGACCATAGTTTAGAAGTTCAGTTAGATAAAAAAGAATCGGTGAACCAATTGTTTACTGAACTTACAAAACTGAACTTAGAAGTTCTAAGTCTTAGAAATAAATCCAACCGATTGGAAGAACTCTTTTTATCATTAACAGGAAAAAACTAA
- a CDS encoding ABC transporter permease, translating to MWKQNFTALQTIVRREWIRIIRIWVQTLIPPVITMALYFLIFGELVGRQIGKIGEFTYIEFIVPGLIMMSVITNSYNNVVSSFFSSKFQKNIEELLVSPTSPYTIVIGYTFGGVVRGIFVGILVTLTSLFFTNLRFHNPFVILFTVLMTSILFSLGGFFNALFAKKFDDVTIIPTFILTPLTYLGGVFYSVKNLPGFWQMVSYFNPILYMVNLFRYGFIGVTDVNLYFSFGFIILLSGILFIINVRLMKIGYGIRN from the coding sequence ATGTGGAAACAAAACTTCACAGCCTTACAAACCATTGTGCGAAGAGAATGGATTCGCATCATTCGGATCTGGGTGCAAACTCTCATCCCACCAGTCATCACGATGGCCTTATATTTTTTAATTTTTGGAGAACTAGTTGGTCGTCAAATTGGAAAAATAGGAGAATTCACTTACATTGAGTTCATTGTTCCGGGCCTAATTATGATGAGTGTCATCACCAATTCATACAACAATGTGGTTTCTTCCTTTTTCTCCAGTAAGTTCCAAAAAAACATTGAAGAGTTACTCGTGTCACCGACCTCACCTTATACCATTGTCATCGGTTATACCTTTGGTGGTGTGGTGCGAGGAATCTTTGTGGGAATTCTTGTCACACTTACCTCTCTATTTTTTACAAACCTCCGGTTCCATAATCCGTTTGTGATTCTTTTCACTGTCCTTATGACTTCCATTTTGTTTTCTTTAGGTGGTTTTTTTAATGCACTGTTTGCAAAAAAATTTGATGATGTGACCATCATTCCCACCTTCATTTTAACTCCACTTACGTATCTTGGTGGTGTTTTTTATTCGGTAAAAAACCTTCCTGGATTTTGGCAAATGGTATCCTACTTCAATCCCATCCTTTATATGGTGAACTTGTTTCGATATGGATTTATTGGTGTAACCGATGTAAATTTATACTTTTCTTTTGGGTTCATCATTCTACTTTCAGGAATTCTTTTTATTATCAATGTGAGGTTAATGAAAATTGGTTATGGAATCAGAAACTAA
- a CDS encoding BolA family protein — MESETKNSRLNRMETILHEKFQPVSILLRDVSLEHAGHPGMTKDSKETHFRLQMVSSKFSGRSTVENHRLVYAELGEEFKKGLHALEMDLSAP; from the coding sequence ATGGAATCAGAAACTAAAAACTCAAGACTGAATCGAATGGAAACCATCCTTCATGAAAAATTTCAACCTGTGTCAATCCTCCTTCGAGATGTTTCTCTCGAACATGCGGGCCACCCAGGAATGACCAAAGACTCCAAAGAAACCCATTTCCGTTTGCAAATGGTTTCCTCCAAATTTTCCGGAAGATCCACTGTAGAAAACCACCGATTGGTCTACGCCGAACTCGGAGAAGAATTTAAGAAAGGCCTCCATGCTCTAGAAATGGATCTTTCTGCTCCTTAG
- a CDS encoding glutathione S-transferase family protein has translation MTKPVLISFKLCPYVQRSVINLLEKKVDYDIKYIDLANKPDWFLKISPFGKVPVLQVGDDVIFESAVINEYLDETSAPALHPKDPIQKAKHRSWTEFASALLVDQYGWTMAKEKTDSDKKREELLSKFKILEASLPSSTSNSLFFAGSKMHLVDTAFAPFFMRLQFLADHNPELYLLKDFPKIQKWSETLLSLPSVKNSVLPEVPKEYLEFIKAHHSWMGGIL, from the coding sequence ATGACAAAACCCGTTCTCATCAGCTTTAAACTTTGTCCCTATGTGCAACGATCTGTGATCAACCTTCTTGAAAAAAAAGTGGATTATGATATCAAATACATAGACCTCGCAAACAAACCTGATTGGTTTTTAAAGATTTCTCCATTTGGGAAAGTACCCGTCTTACAAGTGGGAGACGATGTGATTTTCGAATCCGCAGTCATCAACGAATACCTTGATGAAACGAGTGCACCCGCTCTGCATCCGAAAGATCCCATCCAAAAAGCCAAACACCGTTCCTGGACAGAATTTGCCAGTGCCCTCCTTGTGGACCAATACGGATGGACGATGGCAAAGGAAAAAACAGATTCGGATAAAAAAAGAGAAGAACTCCTTTCAAAATTCAAAATCTTAGAAGCAAGCCTTCCTTCCTCCACAAGCAATTCTCTTTTCTTTGCTGGATCCAAAATGCATTTGGTGGATACTGCCTTTGCTCCATTTTTTATGCGCCTACAATTTTTAGCCGACCATAACCCAGAACTTTACTTACTAAAAGATTTTCCAAAAATCCAAAAGTGGAGCGAAACTCTACTTTCATTGCCATCTGTAAAGAATTCTGTTTTACCAGAAGTGCCTAAAGAATATCTTGAATTTATCAAAGCCCACCATTCCTGGATGGGAGGAATACTATAG
- a CDS encoding BolA/IbaG family iron-sulfur metabolism protein, translating to MTIPEIQKKIEDGLPGSRVEILDPYRDGVHIKAVVTFSGFAGKGLIEQHRMVYATLKDELKEEIHALALETRSE from the coding sequence ATGACAATCCCAGAAATCCAAAAGAAAATTGAAGATGGCCTACCCGGCTCTCGAGTGGAAATTCTTGATCCCTATCGGGATGGAGTCCATATCAAAGCAGTGGTTACCTTTTCTGGCTTTGCTGGCAAGGGCCTCATTGAACAACACCGGATGGTGTATGCCACTTTGAAAGATGAATTAAAAGAAGAAATCCATGCTTTGGCATTGGAAACTAGGAGCGAATAA
- the grxD gene encoding Grx4 family monothiol glutaredoxin, translating to MEQELKDKIESLINSEKVFLFMKGTPEMPQCGFSAGVVSTLKQLGIPFGSFNVLSDMKIREGIKEFTNWPTIPQLYIKGEFVGGHDITVQMAQSGELTKRAG from the coding sequence ATGGAACAAGAGTTAAAGGACAAAATTGAATCCTTAATCAATTCAGAAAAAGTTTTTCTTTTTATGAAAGGAACACCGGAAATGCCACAATGCGGATTTTCAGCAGGAGTAGTTTCAACTCTCAAACAACTCGGAATTCCGTTTGGTTCTTTCAATGTTCTTTCTGATATGAAAATCAGAGAAGGAATCAAAGAATTTACCAACTGGCCGACCATCCCTCAGCTTTACATCAAAGGTGAATTTGTAGGTGGTCATGACATCACAGTACAAATGGCTCAGTCTGGCGAGCTTACCAAAAGAGCAGGATAA
- a CDS encoding glutathione S-transferase N-terminal domain-containing protein, whose amino-acid sequence MIRLFQYDTCPYCRRVIHTTESLGLVPGKDIEFVEASYGTPGRAEVVRLGGISQVPFLVDGDVQMYESADIITYLKSKYS is encoded by the coding sequence ATGATCCGCCTCTTCCAATACGATACTTGCCCTTATTGCAGACGTGTGATCCATACAACGGAATCACTTGGTCTTGTACCTGGAAAAGATATTGAATTTGTTGAGGCTTCTTACGGAACTCCCGGCCGAGCAGAAGTGGTTCGGCTTGGAGGAATCTCCCAAGTTCCTTTTCTCGTCGATGGTGATGTCCAAATGTATGAATCAGCAGACATCATAACTTACTTAAAATCAAAATACTCTTAA
- the gshAB gene encoding bifunctional glutamate--cysteine ligase GshA/glutathione synthetase GshB gives MSETKPLPAGFEDLEISTQIIIRDALTRGIKIEMVDRKENFLRLVQGNHTEFVKEASKTRLDSLMTYLVMENKIASKLVLEENGIRVPVGRNYSNLESALEDYSFFLDKKKVIKPVTTNFGLGIGISEPGDSLEKFTSFVKIALGLSNSIIIEEFMEGPEYRFLVLGDEVMAVCNRVPANVIGDGKSSIRELIQKKNEDPRRGEGHKTALEKIQMSEVESQILKDQGLGFDSVPSLGEQIFLRKNSNISTGGDSLDVTDNVHPEFKSIAVSCAKAAGAVICGIDIISSSIESKPDPKTYAILEINFNPVLYIHEFPYSGKPRFVGDKILDLLGFQSTSK, from the coding sequence GTGTCAGAGACAAAACCATTACCAGCAGGCTTTGAAGATTTAGAAATTTCCACACAAATCATCATTCGGGACGCCCTGACACGAGGGATCAAAATTGAGATGGTTGACCGCAAAGAAAACTTCCTACGTCTCGTCCAAGGAAACCATACGGAGTTTGTCAAAGAAGCGAGTAAAACGAGACTCGATAGTTTGATGACATACCTTGTAATGGAGAATAAAATTGCCTCCAAACTTGTGTTAGAGGAGAATGGAATCCGTGTTCCTGTGGGTCGAAATTATTCAAATTTAGAATCTGCTTTGGAAGACTATTCTTTCTTTTTAGACAAAAAGAAAGTCATTAAACCTGTCACAACCAACTTTGGACTGGGAATTGGAATTTCGGAGCCAGGAGATAGTTTAGAAAAATTTACTTCCTTTGTGAAAATTGCTTTGGGACTTTCCAATTCTATCATCATAGAAGAATTTATGGAAGGACCAGAGTATCGATTTTTGGTGTTAGGTGATGAGGTAATGGCTGTTTGTAACCGAGTTCCTGCCAATGTCATAGGAGATGGAAAAAGTTCGATTCGGGAACTAATCCAAAAAAAGAATGAAGATCCTAGACGGGGAGAAGGCCATAAAACCGCACTGGAAAAAATTCAGATGTCGGAAGTGGAATCACAAATCCTAAAAGACCAAGGCCTAGGTTTTGATTCGGTTCCAAGTTTAGGGGAACAAATTTTCCTCCGAAAAAATTCCAATATCTCTACCGGTGGAGATTCTCTTGATGTGACAGACAATGTACATCCAGAATTCAAATCCATTGCTGTATCCTGTGCCAAAGCAGCAGGGGCTGTGATTTGTGGGATCGATATCATTTCCTCAAGTATTGAATCAAAACCAGATCCAAAGACTTATGCGATCTTAGAAATTAATTTCAATCCTGTTCTTTATATCCATGAGTTTCCATATAGCGGCAAACCAAGGTTTGTTGGTGATAAAATATTGGATTTACTTGGGTTTCAATCGACTTCGAAGTAA
- the gshA gene encoding glutamate--cysteine ligase, which yields MKSKLLTSNKKNSTRNLLSEEYRACLLSAKHGLERESVRVDGKSQISTNPHPKSLGSSLTHPLIKTDFAEAQIEYATNVHKSIPDALRELTELHAFTASRLDAEYLWPFSMPPVLPSENKIEVGNYGTSVEGRKKTIYRNGLGHRYGKKMQTISGVHYNISFDTCMLSVVSEKRFKKPLTPSTKSQIYFDTIRNFYRISPALLYLFGSSSLTDVTFTEESKQIKKLDSKTLKSDFATTLRLSSIGYTSKVQGKYPISVNSLEEYASDMCQVVSKSYTPYKQFNGKPTNQLNDHILQLENEYYSLVRPKQVPKGDERVVDALVERGVEYLEIRLLDLDPFSAIGVEENRLYFLHMVLLYCMLNESPKADLVEMADWRKNQEVTTWFGRKDETKVKFMGEEMNLRDLTYQLFVEIQPIADLLDENDGNGPYSKAWENFWEKWNDPSQLGSTMSELDLKIHKSSFREFGLTLAKLHKEELLQYPLPPNVIKYYEDLSVQSIYEQQKIENLEGSHLKKNQKPIQIKPLKLCSGV from the coding sequence ATGAAATCAAAGTTATTAACATCGAACAAAAAAAATTCAACCCGTAATTTATTATCAGAAGAATACAGAGCTTGTTTACTAAGCGCCAAACATGGATTAGAGAGAGAAAGTGTTCGTGTGGATGGAAAATCCCAGATCTCCACAAACCCACATCCGAAATCTTTGGGTTCAAGTTTAACCCACCCACTCATTAAAACTGATTTTGCCGAAGCACAAATCGAATATGCAACAAATGTACATAAGTCTATTCCGGATGCTTTACGAGAACTGACAGAATTACATGCCTTTACTGCCAGTCGATTGGATGCAGAATATTTATGGCCCTTTAGTATGCCCCCGGTTTTACCTTCTGAAAATAAAATCGAAGTGGGAAATTATGGAACCTCTGTAGAAGGTCGAAAAAAAACTATCTATCGGAATGGATTAGGGCACCGGTATGGAAAGAAGATGCAAACGATTTCGGGTGTGCATTACAATATTTCCTTTGACACTTGTATGTTATCGGTAGTTTCTGAAAAACGTTTTAAAAAACCATTAACACCAAGTACAAAGTCACAAATATACTTTGATACCATTCGTAATTTTTATAGAATTTCACCTGCTTTATTGTATTTATTTGGGTCTTCTAGTTTAACGGATGTTACTTTTACTGAAGAGTCGAAACAAATTAAAAAACTAGATTCTAAAACTTTAAAGTCGGATTTTGCCACAACTCTTCGTCTTTCTAGTATTGGATATACAAGTAAAGTGCAAGGGAAATATCCTATTTCGGTAAATTCTCTGGAAGAGTATGCTTCTGACATGTGTCAGGTTGTTTCTAAATCTTACACACCATACAAACAGTTCAACGGAAAACCAACCAACCAGCTGAATGACCATATCCTTCAATTGGAAAATGAATACTACTCTCTTGTCCGTCCTAAACAAGTACCGAAAGGTGACGAACGAGTGGTGGATGCACTTGTGGAACGAGGAGTGGAATACTTAGAAATTAGGCTTTTGGATTTGGATCCTTTTTCTGCCATCGGTGTGGAAGAAAATAGACTCTATTTTTTACATATGGTTTTACTCTATTGTATGTTAAATGAATCACCTAAAGCAGATTTGGTGGAAATGGCAGACTGGAGAAAAAACCAAGAAGTAACCACTTGGTTTGGTAGAAAGGACGAAACAAAAGTTAAGTTTATGGGAGAAGAAATGAACCTCAGAGATTTAACCTACCAACTCTTTGTGGAAATTCAACCCATTGCTGACTTATTGGATGAAAATGATGGGAACGGCCCTTACAGTAAAGCCTGGGAAAATTTTTGGGAAAAATGGAACGATCCAAGCCAACTGGGTTCCACAATGTCAGAACTAGATCTAAAAATTCATAAATCCAGTTTTCGTGAATTTGGCCTGACACTTGCAAAATTACATAAAGAAGAACTTTTACAATACCCACTACCACCAAACGTAATCAAGTATTATGAAGATTTGAGTGTACAATCCATTTACGAACAACAAAAGATTGAAAACCTAGAGGGCAGTCATTTAAAGAAAAATCAAAAACCCATTCAAATTAAACCTCTAAAACTTTGTAGTGGGGTTTGA
- the ggt gene encoding gamma-glutamyltransferase, with amino-acid sequence MNFPFQIRLLFLVLFVFNSCETIPFLQGSFSGKEETKIHLPQIEGADTKRARYEFSGKEIIISSDHPLASQAGMEVWKQGGNVVDVFAASSFAISVLRPHSTGLFGGGFAVIFLPQKGKWAYDFRERSPKKGTSSFYLNPDGSVASGKTLKGAYSAGVPGNVQGILQIQKQHGKLPLNAILAPSIRYAKNGFSVYADLANVISKTWPEMNPAMKKVFGIDNRAIREGELLIQEDLAKTLERIVENAEKEFIEGETIQLVTNYYSEYENFITSDDFKTYQVRVTDPLVSSSWGHTVLTMPPPSSGVHLVTMMNLYSEMQKRKSFPSGNVGEMIRIIESMRVAYRDRAEFGGDPFYTTVPVPKLLSLGYAKEEVNEIEKKIVSGSWPGQKEESKKPESYNTTHISIMDKDGNAVSSTQSINGIFGAVQMVPGTGLVLNNTMDDFAVAPGVPNLYGLVGSKANSIEPGKTPLSSMSPTILLDEVGKTKMVIGAPGGSQIPTSIFNTLYRYLVQKEGLYESVSYPRIHHQFQPDRIFLDPEIKDSFPQTELPFYQVQYIRHRAKVFAVVREGDRLIGVSDPKGEGVPLGF; translated from the coding sequence TTGAATTTTCCTTTCCAGATTCGCCTCCTTTTCCTTGTTTTATTTGTCTTTAACAGTTGTGAGACGATTCCTTTTTTACAAGGATCATTTTCGGGAAAGGAAGAGACAAAAATTCATCTCCCACAGATTGAGGGAGCAGATACAAAACGGGCACGTTATGAATTTTCGGGAAAAGAGATCATCATTTCTTCCGACCATCCTCTGGCCTCTCAAGCAGGAATGGAAGTTTGGAAACAAGGGGGGAATGTGGTGGATGTTTTTGCCGCTTCTAGTTTTGCGATCTCAGTCCTTCGTCCTCATTCCACAGGTTTATTCGGGGGTGGATTTGCCGTCATTTTTTTGCCCCAAAAGGGAAAATGGGCTTACGACTTCAGAGAACGTTCACCAAAAAAAGGAACTTCTTCTTTTTATCTAAATCCAGATGGCTCAGTGGCTTCTGGTAAAACTTTAAAAGGTGCCTACAGTGCAGGGGTTCCAGGAAACGTTCAGGGAATTTTACAAATCCAAAAACAACATGGGAAATTACCTTTAAATGCAATTTTGGCACCTTCGATTCGTTATGCGAAAAATGGGTTTTCTGTGTATGCTGATTTAGCAAATGTGATCTCGAAAACTTGGCCAGAAATGAATCCAGCCATGAAAAAAGTTTTTGGGATTGATAACCGGGCCATCCGGGAAGGTGAACTTCTCATCCAAGAAGATCTGGCAAAAACTTTGGAACGCATTGTTGAAAATGCAGAGAAAGAGTTTATCGAAGGGGAAACCATTCAACTGGTGACCAACTATTATTCTGAATATGAAAACTTTATCACTAGTGATGATTTCAAAACCTACCAAGTTCGGGTGACGGATCCTTTGGTAAGTTCGAGTTGGGGACATACTGTCCTTACCATGCCACCACCTAGTTCTGGTGTGCATCTCGTAACGATGATGAATTTGTATTCGGAAATGCAAAAACGAAAGTCCTTTCCTTCGGGGAATGTGGGGGAAATGATTCGCATCATTGAATCGATGCGGGTAGCTTACAGGGACCGAGCCGAATTTGGAGGAGATCCATTCTACACAACAGTACCTGTTCCGAAACTTTTGTCTTTAGGGTATGCCAAAGAGGAAGTAAACGAAATTGAAAAAAAAATCGTTTCGGGAAGTTGGCCCGGGCAAAAAGAAGAAAGTAAAAAACCTGAATCTTATAATACCACACATATCTCGATTATGGATAAGGACGGAAATGCTGTTTCTTCCACCCAGTCCATCAATGGAATTTTTGGGGCAGTGCAGATGGTCCCTGGCACTGGTCTTGTTCTCAACAATACGATGGACGACTTTGCAGTCGCACCCGGTGTTCCGAATCTTTACGGACTTGTAGGTTCCAAGGCCAATTCCATTGAACCTGGGAAAACTCCTCTTTCCAGTATGAGTCCAACCATCCTTCTGGATGAGGTTGGGAAAACCAAAATGGTGATTGGAGCTCCCGGCGGTTCGCAGATCCCAACATCCATTTTTAATACCTTATACCGGTATTTGGTCCAAAAAGAGGGTCTTTATGAAAGTGTTTCTTATCCGAGAATTCACCACCAATTCCAACCAGATCGTATTTTTTTAGATCCAGAAATAAAAGACTCCTTTCCGCAAACGGAATTACCATTTTACCAAGTCCAATATATTAGGCATCGTGCGAAAGTATTTGCCGTAGTGAGAGAGGGAGACCGTCTGATTGGCGTGTCAGATCCCAAAGGGGAAGGAGTCCCTTTAGGTTTTTAA
- a CDS encoding metal-sulfur cluster assembly factor translates to MIRDPETEKEWEVFHSVRMVEDPEIGISLIELGLIYDIKVEGEKADITMTYTSLACPAGPQMKQDIENHALRVDGINEAVVHVVWNPKWEPRSMASEEAKMQMGIFD, encoded by the coding sequence ATGATTCGTGATCCAGAAACAGAAAAGGAATGGGAAGTATTCCATAGTGTTCGTATGGTGGAAGACCCGGAAATCGGCATCTCACTCATTGAACTAGGTTTGATTTATGATATCAAGGTAGAAGGTGAAAAAGCGGACATCACTATGACCTATACTTCGCTTGCTTGTCCCGCCGGCCCCCAGATGAAACAAGACATTGAAAACCATGCCCTTCGGGTAGATGGGATTAACGAAGCGGTGGTCCATGTCGTTTGGAATCCGAAGTGGGAACCTCGTTCTATGGCAAGCGAAGAAGCCAAAATGCAAATGGGGATCTTCGATTGA
- a CDS encoding iron-sulfur cluster assembly scaffold protein has protein sequence MSQESKFEDFLRWKSFGLWEKPSVPYQTLKGLNPLCGDEIYIYYQEKEDHIFQILGLGGESCSICSAAAGLLFRKKEDLTPNQFQSYLLDRKNFLDGEDSCLIGDEEEISFWKVLRNHPGRYRCGLLPWQTLLKFREGNL, from the coding sequence GTGTCGCAAGAAAGTAAATTTGAAGATTTCCTACGATGGAAATCCTTCGGGTTATGGGAGAAACCTTCGGTTCCTTACCAAACACTAAAAGGGCTTAATCCTCTTTGCGGCGATGAAATTTATATTTATTACCAAGAGAAAGAAGACCATATTTTCCAAATTTTGGGACTTGGTGGTGAGTCTTGTTCGATCTGCTCGGCTGCAGCAGGTCTTCTTTTTCGAAAGAAAGAAGACCTTACTCCCAACCAATTCCAGTCTTATCTACTAGATCGGAAAAATTTTTTGGATGGTGAGGATTCTTGTTTGATTGGGGACGAAGAAGAGATATCCTTTTGGAAGGTTCTTCGTAACCATCCCGGCCGTTATCGTTGTGGTCTCCTTCCTTGGCAGACCTTATTAAAATTCAGAGAGGGTAATTTATGA
- a CDS encoding cysteine desulfurase: MSLDPYQIRKDFPILSRILPNGKPLVYLDNGASSQKPQSVIDATNQYYTNDNANIHRGVYYLSQHATELFERTRIKTSHFFQAQCAKAIIFTRGTTDAINLVAQTWGRTNISEGDEIVLSVQEHHSNLVPWQMLALEKKAFLKFIPIQEDTTYDLSNLNEIITKRTKLVAISQMSNVTGTVHDLTRIINRVRQVGAKVLVDGAQAACHMPIHLVDMDVDFYAFSAHKMLGPTGVGVLFGKEEILEAMPPWLGGGDMIESVELETSTYAALPAKLEAGTPNIAGVIGFSHALDYLQKVGMKNIKEHERMLTEYALDRLYRIGGLRIYGTEDLDKRGGVVSFTMDGIHPHDVGSILDEEGVAIRVGHHCCQPLMKQLSIPGTCRASFYLYNTKEDIDALVHSIEKVKSIFGRVARK, encoded by the coding sequence ATGAGTTTAGATCCTTACCAAATCAGAAAGGACTTTCCTATTTTATCTCGTATTTTGCCAAATGGCAAACCGCTTGTGTATTTAGACAATGGTGCTTCTTCCCAAAAACCACAGTCGGTGATTGATGCAACGAATCAATATTATACGAACGACAACGCCAATATCCATAGGGGAGTCTATTATTTATCCCAACATGCAACCGAACTTTTTGAACGCACTAGGATTAAAACTTCTCATTTTTTTCAAGCACAGTGTGCAAAAGCAATCATCTTCACTCGTGGAACAACTGATGCCATCAATTTAGTGGCACAGACTTGGGGTCGAACCAATATCTCCGAAGGGGACGAGATTGTTTTATCCGTCCAAGAACACCATTCCAATCTAGTTCCTTGGCAAATGTTGGCCTTAGAGAAAAAAGCATTTTTAAAGTTCATTCCTATCCAGGAAGATACTACTTACGATTTATCTAACTTAAACGAAATCATCACCAAAAGAACAAAACTTGTCGCCATAAGCCAGATGTCCAATGTCACAGGAACGGTTCATGACTTAACAAGGATTATCAATCGTGTCCGCCAAGTGGGGGCAAAAGTTTTAGTGGATGGGGCGCAGGCAGCTTGTCATATGCCCATCCATTTGGTGGATATGGATGTGGACTTTTATGCTTTTTCCGCCCATAAGATGCTTGGGCCTACAGGTGTGGGAGTTCTTTTTGGAAAAGAGGAAATTCTGGAAGCTATGCCACCTTGGCTTGGTGGTGGAGACATGATCGAATCTGTGGAGCTGGAAACTTCTACTTATGCAGCACTTCCGGCAAAACTGGAAGCAGGGACTCCCAACATTGCTGGTGTGATTGGATTTAGCCATGCACTTGATTACTTACAAAAAGTAGGGATGAAAAACATCAAAGAACACGAACGGATGTTAACCGAGTATGCTTTGGATCGGCTTTATCGAATTGGTGGCCTTCGTATTTATGGAACCGAAGATTTAGACAAAAGAGGAGGAGTTGTATCCTTCACCATGGACGGAATCCATCCTCATGATGTTGGGTCCATTCTGGATGAAGAAGGTGTTGCCATTCGTGTGGGTCATCACTGTTGCCAACCTCTTATGAAACAATTGTCCATTCCTGGGACTTGTCGTGCTTCATTTTATTTATACAATACAAAAGAAGACATCGATGCCCTCGTACATTCGATTGAAAAAGTAAAATCAATCTTTGGTCGTGTCGCAAGAAAGTAA
- a CDS encoding Rieske (2Fe-2S) protein yields the protein MAFKKLISVSEVGEGSLVVVKTRHFNLVVTKVEGEFFAFEDSCTHDGEEISCGKLEGCVITCPRHFAKFDVRTGKVLALPATEPLVVFPVRVNGADLEVDLEAV from the coding sequence ATGGCCTTTAAAAAATTAATCTCTGTTTCCGAAGTTGGTGAAGGCAGTTTGGTGGTAGTCAAAACCCGTCATTTTAATCTTGTTGTGACAAAAGTCGAAGGGGAATTCTTTGCGTTTGAAGATTCTTGTACGCATGACGGAGAAGAAATCTCTTGTGGAAAATTAGAAGGTTGTGTCATCACTTGTCCCAGGCATTTTGCAAAGTTTGATGTACGCACGGGAAAGGTACTAGCTCTTCCTGCTACAGAACCCCTTGTGGTTTTTCCTGTTCGTGTGAACGGAGCCGATTTGGAAGTAGACTTGGAGGCGGTATGA